The following DNA comes from Deltaproteobacteria bacterium.
AGATTGGCAGAACAGAAGGGGTTTGACCTGCTGACAGACATCATCGATAATCTCATGGAGCAGGACCTGGGCATGGTGCTTCTGGGTTCTGGAGAGTTGAAATACGAGCGGTTCTTCTCTGAACTTGCCCAGGGTTATCCCGAGAAAATAGGTGTTCGCTTCGGTTATGACAATCGGTTGGCCCACAAAATCGAGGCAGGTGCTGACATGTTCCTTATGCCATCCCGGTATGAACCGTGCGGCCTCAATCAAATCTACAGCCTGCGCTACGGCACGGTGCCCATTGTCAGGGCCACGGGAGGACTGTTCGATACGGTGGAGCCCTACGACCCCAGGCAGAACAGTGGGGTGGGCTTCACCTTTGAAAAATACGAACCCGAGGCTCTACTGGGAGCAGTACTGCAGGCCCTGCGCTGTTATGCTCGGCCAGAGGTCTGGAAGCAGATCATGAAAAACGCTATGAAAATGGACTTCAGCTGGGGAACTTCTGCCCAGAAATATCTGGAGCTCTACCAACAACTTTTGCAGAGATAGGTCTTTGCCAGAGCTTTCTCATGGAGGTTTAAGATGCTGAGTGCAAAACGGTTGCTTTTCCTGGTTCTCGCAGTTCTTTTTGCGACTTTTATTTATCAGAACGCAGAAGTAGTGCAGGTCCGGTTTCTCTTCTGGAGCACTGCCGCATCCAGGGCCCTGGTGCTGGTGGGTACCTTTATCGTCGGCGTGGTGGTCGGCCTGGTTTCAGGAATGGTGCTCAGAAAGGAGCGTCGTACTGACAGTGCCCAGGCTGAATAAGGACACCCTGTTGAACACACTCACGGAGGCGTTGGCGATTGCTGACCACTTTCACTTGCTCTGTCAGACAACAAAAGTGAGATTCAAGCGGTAGAAAAGGAGACGGTGCTATGTCACACCAAGGACGGCCTTCTTACAAGGGGCTGGAGGATCTTGGCCTGGAGAATTTATCGTACATTTATTGGAACCTTACCACTTCCAGACTCTATGAGCAGGCAGTGCGCCGGCGTGAAGGACTCATCGCTCATCTGGGCCCACTGGTTGTGCGCACTGGCCACTACACCGGCAGGGCTCCAAAGGACAAATTTATTGTAAGAGAGCCGAGCAGTGAAGATAAGATCTGGTGGGGTGATGTCAATGTTCCTTTCGAGGAGGACAAGTTCGAACGCTTGTTCCACAGGCTGCTGGCTTATTTGCAGGGGAAAGACGTTTATGTTCAGGACTGTTATGCAGGGGCCGACCCGCGCTATCGTGTGCCTATTCGGGTGGTGACCGAGACCGCCTGGCACAGCATTTTTGCCCGCAATATGTTTATCCGCATCACGGACCGCGCACTGCTTGATAGTCACCGGCCGCGCTTCCACATTATCTGTACACCGCAGTTCCACGCGGTTCCTGATCTGGACGGCACCCGCTCTGGCGCTTTTATCGTGGTCCATTTTGGCAAAGGTCTGGTGCTTATCGGCGGCACCAGCTATGCCGGCGAGATCAAGAAATCAGTGTTCACCATCATGAATTATCTCCTGCCACAGGAAAGAGTGCTCTCCATGCACTGCTCCGCCAATGTGGGTGACAGGGGCGACGTGGCTGTGTTCTTTGGCCTTTCCGGGACCGGCAAGACCACACTTTCAGCTGCACCCGGGCGCCGGCTTATCGGCGACGATGAACACGGCTGGAGCGACAATGGCGTCTTCAACTTCGAGGGGGGCTGCTATGCCAAGGTGATCCGTCTTTCGGCGGAGGCAGAACCGGATATTTATGAGTGTACCAGAAGGTTTGGAACTGTGCTGGAAAACGTCGCCATTGACCCTATAACCCGCCGCATTGATCTTGATGACGACTCCCTCACCGAGAACACCAGAGCTGCTTATCCAATAAGCCACATTGCCAATGCAGAGCTCAGCGGTGTTGGGGGCCACCCCAAAAACATAGTCATGCTCACCTGCGACG
Coding sequences within:
- the pckA gene encoding phosphoenolpyruvate carboxykinase (ATP) → MSHQGRPSYKGLEDLGLENLSYIYWNLTTSRLYEQAVRRREGLIAHLGPLVVRTGHYTGRAPKDKFIVREPSSEDKIWWGDVNVPFEEDKFERLFHRLLAYLQGKDVYVQDCYAGADPRYRVPIRVVTETAWHSIFARNMFIRITDRALLDSHRPRFHIICTPQFHAVPDLDGTRSGAFIVVHFGKGLVLIGGTSYAGEIKKSVFTIMNYLLPQERVLSMHCSANVGDRGDVAVFFGLSGTGKTTLSAAPGRRLIGDDEHGWSDNGVFNFEGGCYAKVIRLSAEAEPDIYECTRRFGTVLENVAIDPITRRIDLDDDSLTENTRAAYPISHIANAELSGVGGHPKNIVMLTCDAFGVLPPVSKLTPAQAMAHFLLGYTAKVAGTEKGITEPQATFSACFGAPFMALPPTVYASLLKEKISEHQVNCWLVNTGWTGGTYGVGERMSIAHTRRLVEAAIEGALDEVPFEQEPHFGLHIPRNCPGVPDEVLKPKNTWADSAAYDAKASELAAMFGKEFEPFANKVTTEVREAIGRL
- a CDS encoding DUF1049 domain-containing protein, which translates into the protein MLSAKRLLFLVLAVLFATFIYQNAEVVQVRFLFWSTAASRALVLVGTFIVGVVVGLVSGMVLRKERRTDSAQAE